From Chitinophagales bacterium, the proteins below share one genomic window:
- a CDS encoding ASCH domain-containing protein, with protein sequence MLRFQYLQLIPIVTAISHESYITLAALGTLVVTGHKTIETRSWQTTYRGRILIHASKSKAGIIFCDKYPFTKYINNFSGLPFGAIIGEAAVTDIVKIPDCNYSDYFLNELSIEEKAFGDYTEGRFAWLFTDCKQFLKPIMMRGSLSIWECPLEIFNPDFKEM encoded by the coding sequence ATACTGCGATTTCAATATTTACAACTGATACCTATCGTAACAGCTATTTCTCATGAAAGCTATATCACTCTTGCAGCCCTGGGCACTCTTGTAGTTACAGGACATAAAACAATAGAAACAAGAAGCTGGCAGACGACCTATCGGGGAAGAATCCTTATTCATGCAAGTAAAAGTAAAGCAGGCATCATCTTCTGCGATAAATATCCGTTTACCAAATACATCAATAATTTTTCAGGGCTTCCTTTTGGCGCAATAATAGGAGAAGCTGCGGTAACAGATATTGTCAAAATACCGGACTGTAATTATTCCGATTATTTTCTAAATGAGCTATCAATTGAAGAAAAAGCATTTGGCGATTATACGGAGGGACGGTTTGCGTGGTTATTTACCGATTGTAAGCAGTTCTTGAAACCAATTATGATGAGGGGAAGTCTTAGTATATGGGAATGTCCATTAGAAATTTTTAATCCGGATTTCAAAGAAATGTAG